GTTTTGTTTTTTCGTCATTTCTTCCTACGTCGTTTTTGGCCGCCGACTTGGATCGTTTTCGCGAGGTCTAGCTGCAGGTAACCCTCGGACGAGAGATCGACGCCGACGAACTTGTGCGTGCCGGTGAGAGAGATGCCGAAGTGGCGTACGAAAGTCGAGCAATGAGCGACGGCCGACCCGCTGTATTCGCGCACGCGAAAGCCCGTGGCGAGCCGCTCGTGTGCCGGGCTGATGCCGATCTTACCGCTGTCGGGCTTAAAGTAGAGCATGATACGCGGCGGGCTGCCGATCAGCTCGTATGCCCGGCGGTTCATCAATATCTTGCCCTTGTCGCTCATCGACACGTGCAGCCTCTCCTCATACGGCTCAAACGGCCCGCCTGTAAACTTGATCCACTCGTCTCTTCCTATGCTCATAATTCTCCTCCTGTTCTGGTGATGATGTAAAGTTGCATAGATGATACAAAAGAGAATGTGTGATGTCAGGCCCTTTTTTCAGGGCGATCGAACGCGGCGCTCTTTAAGTGCGTTCAAGCCACATTGGGTGCACTTCGGCGCGTTGAAAGCTTTCGTGTTTTGGACCCAAAAACCTACTCTACCAAACCGCCGTTTTACTCCACCCCACGCCCCGAAAACGCCGCCGACAGCACCAAAACACTCGACCAAAACCGCCACTTTCGCCGTTGTCGTTTAATATTCTCGCAGCGACTACGCAACCCATCTTGCCTCCCATGTTTACAGGAATTCGGTTTCGACCACGATCCCAGCCGCCGGGGACGGCGACAACAGAAAGCCACCGGGCTCAAGCCCGCAGTCAGAACCACCTGCGTCACCGGGTGGTCAAGGTGGACACAAGATCGTTCCCAGCTCGCGTGATCACAACGCCCAACCACGCGCTACCGCAGGTGGTGCTGACCCGGAGGTCGAGGTCATTTCGATCCTCGGCGAGCCCGCGATTGTCTCGACCGCGTAGCGGTCATGTGATTGTAGCCGTGGGTGACAACCCACGGGAAATGGCAACAAACGGTCGCTGTCGCGTCAGCGACAATTGAGGAATAGGCAGAGGCGTTCAATCGTCGCTACGCGACGGGGATCTTTTCCCGACATACCGTGGGTTGTCACCCACGGCTACAATCAGCCGTCGCGATGCGACGAAGAGTGCAGTGAGAACCACCTGAGGTAGCGGTTGGTTTAAGGTGGGGAGTTCAGCGCAAAAGGTGATCCGTGGCTTGCGCGATCACAACGTCCAACCACCCACTACCGCAGGTGGTTCTGACCCGGAGGCCCAAGTCATTTCGATCCTCGGCGAGCCCGCGAGCAGAGCCATGATCGATGCTCCCGGCCTTTACTGGTGCTACGGCAGCGATAGCTGGAAACAATGGGAACTAGGCGACTGTCTACTGCGGAAGTACGGCCCTCCAAATGAGCCACGACCGCCGTGCATTAATAGCAAAGCCGAAGATATCTCCGCGACCGCGTAGCGGTCACGTGCTTACTGCGCAAGAATTATTCCGCGAAGATGTGAGCAACATCACAGAATCCTCCCGGAGAACTGTGATATGCAAACCTCAGAAGGAGGTGATCCGAAATGAGAAGTTCTATCAGAACATTAACTATCGTGATCTCAGTGGTAGTAGCGTTTGCCGGATTTTATAGCATCCGGCAAGATGCTCAAATAGTGCGGAGGACGGCTGAGCCGCCGAAGCAAGGTGTTCCCGAGGTGATAATTCTAGCCAAAGAATCAAAGGTCGGGACCGTTACCTTTAATCATGTAAAGCACAACAGCGGTGAGTATACAGTTGACGGGCCGATACGCTGCATCGAATGCCACCATGCTTCGCAGCCGGCATCCGAAGCGGCCAAGCATCCGCCACTTAAGACAGTCTGGCCTGCCGACCGTACGACGACTCTTACAATGGATCTGTTCTCAAAGGATCCAAAGGAAGCCGCGGTTGCAAAGTGTCATGACTGTCACGCGCGAAAAGGCGAGACGCCAAAGCTATTGGCGGCTATCCCTGAGACAAAGGATGCGGGCAGCACAACCATAACGACCCTTACGAACCAGCTGGCGTTTCACCAGGCGTGCGACTCGTGCCATATCCAGATCAAGGCGAACCGACCCGATTCAAAGGTGCCGGATGCGGTCACGTGCGTGTCCTGCCATAAGAGGAGCTAAAGGAACTGAGGCTCAGGCCCCTGAATTGTGACCTTGATGGGATCCCTAAACGGTGTATTAGGAAGCTCAGGCATTAAGAGGAGTACAATTCGTCCGCGAACGTTTTCAGATCGTGGTCCCGAACGAACTGGTCGGAAATAGTCAGTATCGAAAACAGGTTTCGCTTCAACCCTTCCTCCGAGATCTCGCCCTCTTTGAGAGCTGTCTGCAGCAAATGCAGAGCCATGTCCGCAAGGAGAACTCGTTGTTTCTCATACCACCCCGAATCGCCGCGTGTCGAAGGGTCTTGTTGGTACGACTCTTCGGTCAAACTATGAGCCGTTCGACTCATAGCCAAAATTTGTTGTCTGATCGCGTCATCCATCTTTAGTCACTGTCGATCATGCGAAGCGTCCATTCGCCTTTTCACATGGGCTGCTTAATTGTCCGAGTCGGAGCGATTCTGGGCAGGTACTTTCAGCAAGTTTGTCGTTCCTTCAGTAACACTGGCCGGGACATGATCAAAGTCGCCGATCGGCGCAAGCTTTTTGGTCGTCGGTGCGTGCGGCAGCGACTCCGGTTGATCGGGGCAACGCTGCTCCTGTTTAACGATGACCGGAGCATCGGGTATGCGGCAATAAAGAACATTCCGGCTATCGAAATGATCACCCCGAGAAAAAGTACCGCGCGGAGTTCGACAAAGCTTCCTGCCAAAGCGATCAAGATCCCCCCAAACGCCATC
This sequence is a window from Acidobacteriota bacterium. Protein-coding genes within it:
- a CDS encoding cytochrome c3 family protein; this translates as MRSSIRTLTIVISVVVAFAGFYSIRQDAQIVRRTAEPPKQGVPEVIILAKESKVGTVTFNHVKHNSGEYTVDGPIRCIECHHASQPASEAAKHPPLKTVWPADRTTTLTMDLFSKDPKEAAVAKCHDCHARKGETPKLLAAIPETKDAGSTTITTLTNQLAFHQACDSCHIQIKANRPDSKVPDAVTCVSCHKRS
- a CDS encoding zinc ribbon domain-containing protein, coding for MNCPNCGTPIQNDQQFCRSCGTQVAAAGPRRFDPRLAGLTMAFGGILIALAGSFVELRAVLFLGVIISIAGMFFIAAYPMLRSSLNRSSVAPINRSRCRTHRRPKSLRRSATLIMSRPVLLKERQTC